A DNA window from Turicibacter sp. TJ11 contains the following coding sequences:
- a CDS encoding glycine betaine ABC transporter substrate-binding protein has product MLQNIWSVFIERKDFFLGLLEEHLKISLLAIVIAILLGGMLGILISEFKKTAKPTLGIINFLYTIPSISMLGFLIPFSGIGNVTAVIALMVYALLPMVRNTYTGMTNVDSAILEAAKGMGSTRIQVLFKIKLPLAMPVIVSGIRNMVTMTIALAGIASFIGAGGLGVSIYRGITTNNTAMTMIGSLLIALLALVMDFLLGFIEKRMNKHRVKAKKANRMMLMTALLLVLCIGIVTLRPIHKQDTIHIATKPMTEQYVLGEMLDLLIEQNTDLNVELTHGVGGGTSNIHPAMESGEFDIYPEYTGTGWNMVLKQEGLYTEDLFETMQDEYEHSLKMQWMGMYGFNNTYGLVVRREIAKKYNIKTYSDLMAVSNQLIFGAEYDFFEREDGYDALCDTYGFTFKKTIDMDIGLKYQAINQEKIDVMVIFTTDGQLSVSDVTVLEDDKNFYPSYRCGNVIRAEVLAKHPELTEIFNELTDVISDKQMAQMNYAVESEGKEPRQVAETFLQQVGLLK; this is encoded by the coding sequence CTGTTACAAAATATATGGTCGGTCTTTATAGAAAGAAAAGACTTCTTTTTAGGCTTATTGGAGGAACATTTGAAGATTTCTCTACTTGCTATTGTGATTGCTATCTTGCTCGGGGGAATGCTTGGAATTTTAATTAGTGAATTTAAAAAAACAGCAAAGCCGACTTTAGGGATCATAAACTTCTTATATACCATTCCGTCAATTTCGATGCTTGGATTTTTAATTCCCTTTTCAGGGATTGGAAATGTTACAGCAGTCATTGCACTGATGGTTTATGCTCTTTTGCCAATGGTAAGAAATACTTACACGGGAATGACGAATGTTGATTCCGCTATTTTAGAAGCAGCAAAAGGAATGGGAAGCACCCGAATACAAGTCCTTTTCAAGATTAAACTGCCACTTGCTATGCCGGTTATTGTGTCAGGTATTCGCAATATGGTGACAATGACGATCGCCCTTGCAGGTATCGCTTCATTTATCGGTGCAGGTGGCTTGGGGGTTTCCATTTACAGAGGAATTACGACAAATAATACGGCAATGACTATGATTGGTAGTTTGCTTATTGCGTTACTTGCTTTAGTCATGGATTTTCTGCTCGGTTTCATTGAAAAACGGATGAATAAACATCGTGTGAAAGCGAAGAAGGCAAATCGTATGATGTTAATGACGGCCCTACTGCTTGTTTTGTGTATTGGAATCGTTACATTACGTCCTATTCATAAACAAGATACCATCCACATTGCCACAAAACCGATGACTGAACAATATGTATTAGGTGAAATGTTGGATCTTCTTATCGAACAGAATACAGATCTGAACGTAGAGCTGACGCATGGTGTAGGCGGTGGCACATCGAATATTCATCCCGCAATGGAAAGTGGTGAATTTGATATCTATCCTGAATATACGGGAACAGGATGGAATATGGTTTTGAAACAAGAAGGGTTGTATACCGAAGATTTGTTTGAAACTATGCAGGATGAATATGAACATTCACTTAAGATGCAATGGATGGGGATGTATGGTTTTAATAATACTTACGGTTTGGTTGTCCGCCGTGAAATTGCAAAGAAATACAATATTAAAACTTATTCAGACCTGATGGCTGTATCTAATCAACTTATATTCGGTGCCGAATATGATTTCTTTGAGCGTGAGGACGGGTATGATGCGCTTTGTGATACCTACGGCTTCACATTTAAAAAAACAATAGATATGGATATTGGGCTAAAATACCAAGCCATCAATCAGGAGAAAATTGATGTTATGGTTATTTTCACCACTGATGGCCAACTAAGTGTTTCTGATGTGACTGTTTTAGAAGATGATAAGAATTTCTATCCTTCCTATCGATGTGGTAATGTGATTCGCGCTGAAGTTTTAGCAAAACATCCTGAACTGACAGAGATATTCAACGAGCTGACGGATGTTATTTCCGATAAACAGATGGCACAAATGAACTACGCTGTCGAAAGTGAAGGAAAAGAGCCGAGACAAGTAGCTGAAACATTTTTACAACAGGTAGGTCTTTTGAAATGA
- a CDS encoding YjcZ family sporulation protein: MLDEVVNMFGCSNNNFAFILVLFILLVIIGCVCGR, translated from the coding sequence ATGTTAGATGAGGTGGTAAATATGTTTGGTTGTTCAAATAATAATTTTGCTTTTATTTTAGTATTATTTATTCTTTTAGTTATCATTGGTTGTGTCTGCGGACGATAA
- a CDS encoding ABC transporter ATP-binding protein: protein MSTAIEFKNIKKAYKNQIILEEFNLSVTQGEFVTIIGSSGCGKTTALKMINGLIKPTSGDIFVDGENIRDKNLTELRRNIGYAIQGSVLFPHMTVEQNISYVPNLINKKNKEKTTMAVSKWMNIVGLDEELKDRYPSELSGGQQQRVGIARALAASPDILLMDEPFGAVDEITRGQLQNELKQIHQKTGITILFVTHDISEALKLGTKVLVMDKGKIVQYDEPKTLLRSPNTDFVKQLVDQERCTCHFPDERLTVLEQWRDSI from the coding sequence ATGAGTACAGCGATTGAATTTAAGAATATTAAAAAAGCATATAAAAATCAGATCATTCTTGAAGAATTTAATCTTTCCGTTACACAAGGAGAATTTGTTACCATCATCGGATCTTCAGGATGCGGGAAAACAACAGCCTTAAAAATGATAAACGGATTAATTAAACCAACAAGCGGTGATATTTTTGTGGATGGAGAAAATATTCGAGATAAAAACTTGACGGAACTCCGACGCAATATCGGGTATGCCATTCAGGGGAGTGTTTTGTTTCCACATATGACAGTCGAACAAAATATATCTTATGTTCCCAATCTAATCAATAAGAAAAACAAAGAAAAGACCACCATGGCAGTTTCTAAATGGATGAACATTGTCGGTCTTGATGAAGAATTAAAAGATCGCTATCCATCTGAACTATCAGGTGGACAACAACAAAGAGTCGGCATAGCGAGAGCTTTAGCAGCGTCTCCTGATATTCTTTTGATGGATGAGCCTTTCGGTGCTGTTGATGAAATTACTCGTGGACAGCTTCAAAATGAATTAAAACAAATTCACCAAAAAACGGGGATTACCATCTTATTTGTCACTCACGATATTTCGGAAGCACTGAAGCTTGGCACAAAGGTGCTTGTTATGGATAAAGGAAAGATCGTGCAATATGATGAGCCAAAGACGCTTTTGCGTAGTCCGAATACCGACTTTGTAAAACAGTTAGTCGATCAAGAGAGATGTACTTGTCATTTTCCAGATGAACGTTTAACTGTTTTGGAGCAATGGAGAGATAGCATATAA
- a CDS encoding DUF1349 domain-containing protein, whose amino-acid sequence MLFKDCNATWIYEPKEYSLSDEKLIIKTEPKTDFWQRTYYGFQNDNAPALLMSTSETYFSFSVKTQFNSKHRFDQCGVIIYQDSDNWFKASIEYENEDYQRLGSVVTNHGYSDWATTDIPAQQKEMYYRLSRRGSDYCIENSYDGVHYKQMRIFHLFEGQGEIRIGVYACSPEDSSFEATFTDIEWTECKWDEHK is encoded by the coding sequence ATGTTGTTCAAAGATTGTAACGCTACTTGGATTTACGAACCTAAAGAATATAGTTTATCAGACGAAAAATTAATCATTAAAACAGAACCAAAGACAGATTTTTGGCAAAGAACCTACTATGGATTTCAAAATGATAATGCACCTGCATTACTGATGTCTACCAGTGAAACATATTTTTCTTTTAGTGTGAAAACACAATTTAACAGTAAACACCGATTTGATCAATGTGGTGTGATCATTTATCAAGATAGTGATAATTGGTTTAAGGCATCTATTGAATATGAAAATGAGGACTACCAACGATTAGGGAGTGTCGTGACTAATCACGGCTATTCAGATTGGGCAACAACAGATATCCCAGCTCAACAAAAAGAAATGTATTATAGACTCAGCCGACGTGGGAGTGACTACTGTATAGAAAATTCATACGATGGTGTTCATTATAAACAAATGAGAATTTTCCATCTATTTGAAGGGCAGGGCGAAATACGAATTGGAGTATATGCTTGTAGTCCAGAAGATTCCTCATTTGAAGCAACTTTTACAGACATCGAATGGACAGAATGTAAATGGGACGAACATAAATAA